In Microbacterium enclense, the DNA window GAGTCCGCGCCGTTCCGCGAGTTGAAGAGGCGTCAGCGAAGCTTCATCTTCCCGCTCGCGGTCGCGTTCCTCGTCTGGTACTTCGTCTACGTTCTGCTGTCGTCGTTCGCTCCGGCGTTCATGGCGCAGCCGGTGTTCGGGGCGGTCACGGTCGGGTTGCTGTTCGGACTCGGACAGTTCGTGACGACGTTCGCCATCACCATGGGCTACGTCGCCTACGCCAATAGGCGACTCGACCCGATCGCCGAGGACCTGCGTGAAGACCTCGAGCGCACGGAGCGGGGGGCGAAGTGAACGAGGTCTTCGGCACGGTCCACGCCGCGGTTCAGACGGTGGAGAACAATCCGGTCTTGAACATCTCGATCTTCGGCGCCTTCGTCGCGGTGACGCTGTTCATTGTCATCCGGGCCAGCCGCAACAGCAAGACCGCGGCCGACTACTACGCCGCGGGTCGCTCGTTCACGGGGCCGCAGAACGGTTTCGCGATCGCGGGCGACTATCTCTCCGCCGCCTCGTTCCTCGGCATCGTCGGCGCCATCGCGATCAACGGGTACGACGGCTTCCTCTATTCCATCGGGTTCCTCGTCGCCTGGCTGGTCGCCCTGCTGCTGGTGGCGGAGCTCATGCGCAACACCGGCAAGTTCACGATGGCCGACGTGCTGTCGTTCCGGTTGCAGGAGCGGCCGGTGCGCATGGCGGCGGCTATCACGACGTTGGCGGTGTGCTTCTTCTATCTCCTCGCGCAGATGGCGGGAGCCGGCGGTCTCGTGTCACTGCTGCTGGGCATCACGGAGCGGGTGGGCCAGTCGATCGTGGTCGCCGTGGTCGGCGTCCTGATGATCGTGTATGTGCTCATCGGCGGGATGAAGGGCACCACCTGGGTGCAGATCGTCAAGGCGTTCCTGCTCATCGGCGGGGCCGTGGTGATGACGGTGTGGGTGCTCGCGATCAACGGGTTCAACCTGAACACGCTGCTGGAGGCGGCCGTCGCGGCTTCCCCGAAGGGTGAGGCCGTGCTCGCTCCGGGGCTCCAATACGGCAAGAATCCGTGGGATTTCATCTCGCTGGCTCTCGCGCTGGTGCTCGGCACGGCGGGGCTGCCGCACGTGCTCATGCGTTTCTACACGGTGCCGACGGCGAAGGAAGCCCGTCGCTCGGTGGTGTGGGCCATCTGGCTCATCGGGCTCTTCTACATCCTCACGCTCGTGCTCGGTTACGGCGCCGGTGCGCTCGTGGGTCCGGATGCCATCCTCGCGGCGCCGGGAGGCGTGAACGCCGCGGCTCCGCTGCTTGCCCTGGCTCTCGGCGGGCCGATCCTGCTCGGCTTCATCTCGGCGGTGGCGTTCGCGACGATTCTGGCGGTGGTCGCGGGACTCACGATCACCGCGGCGGCCTCGTTCGCGCACGACATCTATGCCAGCGTCGTGAAGAAGGGGAACGTCCCGCCGGACGGGGAGGTCAAGGTCGCGCGGCGAACAGTCATCGTCATCGGGATCCTCGCGATCATCGGAGGCATCGGGGTCCAGGGGCAGAACGTGGCGTTCCTGGTCGCCCTGGCGTTCGCGGTCGCCGCGTCGGCGAACCTCCCGACGATCCTGTACTCGCTCTTCTGGCGGCGCTTCAGCACGCGCGGTGCCGTGTGGAGCATGTACGGCGGGCTGGGATCGGCTCTGGTGCTGATTCTCCTGTCGCCGGTGT includes these proteins:
- a CDS encoding DUF485 domain-containing protein, which codes for MTDRRIDPAPGGAVDYIAVEESAPFRELKRRQRSFIFPLAVAFLVWYFVYVLLSSFAPAFMAQPVFGAVTVGLLFGLGQFVTTFAITMGYVAYANRRLDPIAEDLREDLERTERGAK
- a CDS encoding cation acetate symporter; its protein translation is MNEVFGTVHAAVQTVENNPVLNISIFGAFVAVTLFIVIRASRNSKTAADYYAAGRSFTGPQNGFAIAGDYLSAASFLGIVGAIAINGYDGFLYSIGFLVAWLVALLLVAELMRNTGKFTMADVLSFRLQERPVRMAAAITTLAVCFFYLLAQMAGAGGLVSLLLGITERVGQSIVVAVVGVLMIVYVLIGGMKGTTWVQIVKAFLLIGGAVVMTVWVLAINGFNLNTLLEAAVAASPKGEAVLAPGLQYGKNPWDFISLALALVLGTAGLPHVLMRFYTVPTAKEARRSVVWAIWLIGLFYILTLVLGYGAGALVGPDAILAAPGGVNAAAPLLALALGGPILLGFISAVAFATILAVVAGLTITAAASFAHDIYASVVKKGNVPPDGEVKVARRTVIVIGILAIIGGIGVQGQNVAFLVALAFAVAASANLPTILYSLFWRRFSTRGAVWSMYGGLGSALVLILLSPVFWGTPTSVFVNTGVAIWPLNNPGIVSIPLGFLLGWLGSITSSRVEDARKAAEMDVRSLTGFGAEKASNH